The Mariluticola halotolerans nucleotide sequence GCGCCGCGCCTGACCTGCGACGCGGCCGATATTGCGCAATAGCGCAGGCAGATCGCGGGGGCCAACGATAATCAGCGCCGCGGCCGCAACGACCATCATCTCTGGCCAGCCAATGCTCAGCATATAAACATCCTCGAACCGGAAGACCGGCCGCGCTTATTATTTAAGGGGCTAAGCGTCTTTGCTTTTCTTGACCGGCTCGGCTTCAGCCTGCGCGTCAATGTGCGGCACCGGCTTGTCTTCATCTTTCATGCCTTTTTGGAAGGCTTTGATGCCGGAAGCAACTTCACCCATCATGCCGGAAATCTTGCCGCGTCCAAAAAGCAGCAAAACAGCGACGACGATGACGAGAATTCCCCAGGGGCCCGGATTCATTGATATTCTCCACTCGGTTTGTCTGGCCATGTCGGCAGAACTTTAAAGACCACAAATATTGTCAATCCTGGTCAAAAACAAGGACATGTTCCGGATTTAACCGCAAAGACACGTCATGACCAACCTGAATGGTGGGTTCTGCGGGTAAACGAACGCGAATTGGGCGTTCCATTCCCTCAACCAGCACCTCACAGATATCGATGCCCAAAGCGCCACGTTTGGAGACAATTCTGCCTAATGTTCCAGGGCCCTGACGCTTTAGCGTAACGTCGCCGACGGGTCTGATAGCGATAATCACCCGTTCGCCATCACGCCGATTGGGCGTTGCGACGTATCCAAGCGGGGTATCTACCGCGCCATTGCTGACAGTGCAGGCGATTTCGCTAAGGGGCGAGAGGAATCGCGCCGCTGCCAGATCGGCCGGCGCCTGGTAGACTTTGGCCGCGGTATCGATTTGCACAATACGCCCTGCCCGCAACAGCGCCACCCGATCCCCCATCAACATGGCCTCTTCGGGGTCATGGGTGACAATCAGGCTGGTGGCATGGGTTTCGCGCAGTACCGCGAGGGTTTCGCCGCGCACACTTTCGCGCATCCGGGCATCAAGCCCCGAAAAGGGCTCATCCAGCATGATAATGCCCGGCCGCGGGGCGATTGTCCGCGCCAGCGCCAGACGCTGCTGCTGACCACCGGAGAGCATATGTGGAAAATCGGCTTCGCGCCCGTCAAGGCCGACGCGTTTCAGCGCCCCCCGCGCCTGCCGTCTGGCTTCGGCCTTGCCCAGCTGCGCCAGTCCGAAGGTCACATTGTCGAGCAGGCTGAGATGGGGGAACAGTGCAAAGTCCTGAAACATCAGCCCAGCACCGCGTTTTTCCGGGGGCACCTGAATGCCGGGCGCGGAGACGATTTCCGTGTTGATCCGTACGATGCCTTCGTCGACAGGCTGAATGCCAGCAGCAACACGCAGAATTGTGGATTTGCCGGAGCCGGATTCTCCGAGCAGACAGACAATCTCGCCCGGTGTCAGGCTCAGGTTGAGATGATCAAGAATGACCTTGCCGCCGAGGCGGGCGACAACATTTTCGAAATTCAGCGCGGCGGCAAAGCTGACGCCCGTTGTGCCGCGCGTGCCCCAATCCTGCCCGGCCACCGTATCGGTGTCGGGCCTGGTTTTGCTGGTTGTCATGACCCGCCTTCAAACAAATCGTCGTCTTCTTCATCCGGGTCCAACGGATCTTCATCGTCCCGCAACCCACCATCGAATGGCAAGGGTATGTTCAAGTCATTGGGCAAACGGCTGGAGAGCAGCCCTGCCCCCTTCAGTTCTTCAAGGCCCGGCAGATCCCCAAGGCTTTCGAGACCGAAATGATCGAGAAATGCATCAGTCGTTCCATAGGTCACCGGACGTCCCGGTGTCCGGCGGCGGCCACGCATGCGAATCCAGCCCGCTTCCATCAAAATGTCGAGCGTGCCCTTGCCGGTCGCCACGCCGCGCACTTCTTCAATTTCGGCGCGGGTTGTTGGCTGGTGATAGGCAATGATCGACAGGGTTTCGAGGGTGGCGCGGGTCATCGGCTTGTTTTCGGTTTCCTCGCGCCGCAGCAGGAAGCCGAGATCTTCTGCCGTGCGGAAAGCCCAGTTCTTGCCGCGCTTGACCAGATTGACGCCGCGTTTCTCATAGCGGCGCTGCAATTCCTCAAGCAGCGCATCAACATCCGCGTTATCGCTCAGATAAGGGCGCACCTCCTCAATGCCGACCGGATCGCTGGCAGCGAAGAGCAGGGCTTCGAGCACACGCAGATTGCGTTCCCGCAATTCATGCACTTCCGCGTCGCCGCTGGTGGGCAATGGTGTGGCGTGGTTATTCATTTGCGCTCTTCAGACTTTGCGTCGCGTGTTGCCGGCGGCGCACCAGCAAGGGACCAAAAGCCTCATTCTGGCGGAGTTCCACCTGCCCCTGCCGCACCAGTTCCAGACTGGCGCTGAAACTGGAGGCCATCACGGTTGCCCGCTCTTTCGGGCTTGCGAGATATTCGGCCAGATAGGCGTCCATCGGCACCCAATCGAGCGATTCCCCGATCAGGCGTTCGAGGATTTCGCGCGCTTCCTGCAGTGACCAGACAGTGCGCTCAACAGGTGCATAATCGTCGACCACCCCGCGCTCGCGCTGGGTCGCATAAGCCTTGAGCAAGTCATACAGGCTGGCTTCCCAAAGCTGGTTGCGTTTGACGATGATCGGCTCGGGCATGCCGCGGGCAAAAATCTTGTGCCCAAGCCTTGGCCGGTTGATCAAGCGTTCGCCCGCCTGCCGCATGCCCTCGAGCCGTTTCAGGCGGAATTGCAGCATGGCGGCCAGCATTTCGCCGCTGGGGCCGTCATCTGAGGGCAGTTGCGGCACCATCAGCCGACTTT carries:
- a CDS encoding twin-arginine translocase TatA/TatE family subunit, translated to MNPGPWGILVIVVAVLLLFGRGKISGMMGEVASGIKAFQKGMKDEDKPVPHIDAQAEAEPVKKSKDA
- a CDS encoding ABC transporter ATP-binding protein, yielding MTTSKTRPDTDTVAGQDWGTRGTTGVSFAAALNFENVVARLGGKVILDHLNLSLTPGEIVCLLGESGSGKSTILRVAAGIQPVDEGIVRINTEIVSAPGIQVPPEKRGAGLMFQDFALFPHLSLLDNVTFGLAQLGKAEARRQARGALKRVGLDGREADFPHMLSGGQQQRLALARTIAPRPGIIMLDEPFSGLDARMRESVRGETLAVLRETHATSLIVTHDPEEAMLMGDRVALLRAGRIVQIDTAAKVYQAPADLAAARFLSPLSEIACTVSNGAVDTPLGYVATPNRRDGERVIIAIRPVGDVTLKRQGPGTLGRIVSKRGALGIDICEVLVEGMERPIRVRLPAEPTIQVGHDVSLRLNPEHVLVFDQD
- the scpB gene encoding SMC-Scp complex subunit ScpB, with the protein product MNNHATPLPTSGDAEVHELRERNLRVLEALLFAASDPVGIEEVRPYLSDNADVDALLEELQRRYEKRGVNLVKRGKNWAFRTAEDLGFLLRREETENKPMTRATLETLSIIAYHQPTTRAEIEEVRGVATGKGTLDILMEAGWIRMRGRRRTPGRPVTYGTTDAFLDHFGLESLGDLPGLEELKGAGLLSSRLPNDLNIPLPFDGGLRDDEDPLDPDEEDDDLFEGGS
- a CDS encoding segregation and condensation protein A; translation: MAGSDSNWLDEGPANAARGEVMYVDVDGYEGPLDLLLELARRQKVDLAHVSVLALAEQYLAFIETVREKRIEIAADYLVMAAWLAYLKSRLMVPQLPSDDGPSGEMLAAMLQFRLKRLEGMRQAGERLINRPRLGHKIFARGMPEPIIVKRNQLWEASLYDLLKAYATQRERGVVDDYAPVERTVWSLQEAREILERLIGESLDWVPMDAYLAEYLASPKERATVMASSFSASLELVRQGQVELRQNEAFGPLLVRRRQHATQSLKSANE